gAGGGATGACCAGAAAGCCACACTgggaaaggaagtggggaagAGGTTGCAGGTGTTGTGATGATAATGGCAAGAACAAGTAAAGAAATATTAGTGCTGTGGCCATCATTGTGAAGACATGGTGCAATtggatggggctgggggcaggtttACTGAGGAGGGGCAAAGAGGAAAAGTCATTTAATGACTCCCATCTCGTGGATCCAACCCCCAGTTGGAAAAAGGCCAGCCAACACCTTCACTTGTAAGTATTGCAGTCCTGATTAACGAACAGGTTGGATGGATTCTGTAGTGGGACCCACCTTCTTCTGCTCCCCTGTTGTCTCTTCAGTTCCCAGAGCCCCACCTTGGCCGGTGGTTCTTTATCGCAGGGGCAGCTCCCACCAAGGAGGAGTTGGCGACTTTTGACCCTGTGGACAACATTGTCTTCAACATGGCTGCGGGATCTGCCCCCATGCAGCTCCAGCTTCAAGCTACCATCCGCACGTGAgtggtgaggaggcagaggcactAGTAGGTGCAGTCTCTGCCCCAGGTGAGAGCACCCACCCAGAAAGAGCTGGGCTCTTTGGTATAGCCACTATCCTTGGCCCATTGAGTTCAATAGCTCTATTAGTTTCCCTCTGGAGAGAGATGGACCTAACCATCCCCCAAAGGGGACCCAGGCTTCAAGGAGGAATAAGATGGAATAAATAGAGGCTGGTCCTGAGTGGTTGAGGGGTCACTCAGTCTTTTCTCCTTGCCACCACCACCTCTGCAGGAAGAATGGGCTGTGTGTGCCCCGGAAATGGATCTACTACCTGTCTGAAGGGAGCACAGATCTCAGAACTGAAGGTTGGTTCTCTCCAGCCCTTGCTCTCCCCAAGCCTCCTGGGCTTGCTTGGTTTTGCATCGCTGTCCTCAcacttcctcccacccaccctgacAGGCCGCCCTGACATGAAGACCAAACTCTTCTCCAGCTCATGCCCAGGCGGAATCATGCTGAAAGAGACAGGCCAGGGTTACCAGCGCTTCCTTCTCTACAGTGAGTGGGGATGCCAGGCAGGAAGGGTTGGAGGGAAGCATGGTGAGGTTGCAGGGGCAAGAGAGCCCCTTCCTCTGGGCCCTGTGACATCATCCCAAGAAGGGCTGGGTGCTTCCATGAGGTTCTCACCAGAGGTGGTGCTTAGAAGCAGGGGATTTGACAGACCTGGGCCTGCTCTGTCCATTCAGATCGCTCACCACACCCCCCTGAGAAGTGTGTGGAGGAATTCCAGTCCCTGACCTCCTGCCTGGACTTTAAGGCCTTCTTACTGACTCCCAGGAATCAAGGTGAGGGGGTAAAGTCTCACAGAAGACAACTAGGACTCACCAAGTCTTCTGTGAGACCTGGTTGAAAGGGACTCAAGTGGGCATAGGGGCTGGGCAAAGGCTGGCATCATCAGACTGGCTGTGTTGACACCTCTATTTGTGTCATAGGCTGTGATGGCACCAGAGAAAGTAATCATGGGCTCTGGGCTACTCAAAAGAGAGGTTTCTGATTTTGCAGTGGATAAAGGGG
This genomic window from Camelus bactrianus isolate YW-2024 breed Bactrian camel chromosome 20, ASM4877302v1, whole genome shotgun sequence contains:
- the APOM gene encoding apolipoprotein M isoform X1, whose amino-acid sequence is MFHQIWAAVLYLYGILLNSIYQCPEHSQLTPQGVDGKEFPEPHLGRWFFIAGAAPTKEELATFDPVDNIVFNMAAGSAPMQLQLQATIRTKNGLCVPRKWIYYLSEGSTDLRTEGRPDMKTKLFSSSCPGGIMLKETGQGYQRFLLYNRSPHPPEKCVEEFQSLTSCLDFKAFLLTPRNQEACELSSN
- the APOM gene encoding apolipoprotein M isoform X2; amino-acid sequence: MAAGSAPMQLQLQATIRTKNGLCVPRKWIYYLSEGSTDLRTEGRPDMKTKLFSSSCPGGIMLKETGQGYQRFLLYNRSPHPPEKCVEEFQSLTSCLDFKAFLLTPRNQEACELSSN